The proteins below are encoded in one region of Polynucleobacter sp. AP-Nino-20-G2:
- a CDS encoding anion permease, whose translation MNGFHDAANSIATVVSTGVLKPQQAVVFAAFFNFLAIFIFHLSVAATVGKGIVHPAAVDLHVIFGALVGAIIWNVITWYYGIPSSSSHALIGGLVGAALPKAGVDGLVWSGIIKTVSFIFISPLVGFLLGSLMMLLVAWVCRNANLAKTDRWFRRLQLLSASAYSLGHGGNDAQKTIGIIWLLLIITGYAEAGASMPPTWTIICCYIAIAMGTMFGGWRIVRTMGQKLTKLKPVGGFCAETGGAITLFAATALGVPVSTTHTITGAIVGVGSTQRASAVRWGVAGNIVWAWIFTIPATALMSMAVYYISLLLF comes from the coding sequence ATGAATGGATTTCATGATGCCGCGAACTCTATTGCTACCGTTGTTTCTACTGGAGTCTTGAAGCCGCAGCAGGCGGTAGTATTTGCTGCCTTCTTTAACTTCCTAGCTATCTTCATTTTCCATCTCAGTGTTGCCGCTACCGTAGGTAAGGGCATTGTTCATCCGGCTGCCGTTGATTTGCATGTGATCTTTGGCGCTTTGGTTGGTGCCATTATTTGGAATGTCATTACCTGGTATTACGGTATTCCCTCTAGCTCCTCCCATGCCCTGATTGGCGGTCTAGTTGGCGCAGCCCTTCCTAAGGCCGGTGTAGACGGCTTGGTATGGTCGGGCATTATCAAAACGGTTTCCTTCATCTTCATTTCGCCTTTAGTGGGTTTCTTGCTCGGCTCTTTGATGATGTTGTTGGTTGCCTGGGTATGTCGCAATGCCAATCTTGCTAAAACTGATCGTTGGTTTAGACGTCTTCAGCTTCTCTCTGCAAGCGCGTACAGCTTAGGTCACGGCGGTAATGATGCGCAAAAGACTATCGGCATCATTTGGCTTCTCTTGATTATTACCGGCTATGCCGAAGCGGGGGCAAGCATGCCGCCGACTTGGACAATTATCTGTTGTTATATTGCGATCGCCATGGGCACGATGTTTGGTGGCTGGCGCATTGTGAGAACGATGGGGCAAAAGCTTACAAAGCTCAAGCCTGTTGGTGGCTTCTGCGCGGAGACGGGTGGCGCAATTACTTTATTTGCTGCAACTGCTCTCGGTGTTCCTGTATCTACTACCCACACAATTACTGGGGCTATTGTTGGCGTTGGCTCTACTCAGCGCGCTAGTGCCGTGCGTTGGGGTGTTGCGGGTAACATCGTTTGGGCTTGGATCTTCACGATACCGGCTACTGCATTGATGTCTATGGCGGTTTACTACATCAGCCTCCTTCTTTTTTAA
- a CDS encoding DUF47 domain-containing protein, with translation MFFSKLMPHDGNFFELFNQHAEHIVSASESFLKFIEHYNDEALRAKYTQEVDSAEHACDDVVKEVHRRLHKTFITPIDRDQIFSLINTMDDVADLIQNGTEAMHLYNVKQMTDEMLHMAELCNQCCIGMRNAVGMLKDISDPEVAKAALKTCDEIDHLESGADRLLSTAITKLFREEIEVRELIKLQRIYELLEEVTDKCEDAANLVEGIVLENS, from the coding sequence ATGTTCTTCAGTAAGTTAATGCCTCACGATGGTAATTTTTTCGAATTGTTCAATCAACACGCTGAACATATCGTTTCCGCATCTGAATCTTTTCTGAAATTCATCGAGCATTACAACGATGAAGCGTTGCGTGCGAAATATACCCAAGAGGTCGATAGTGCTGAGCACGCTTGTGATGATGTTGTGAAAGAGGTGCATCGCCGCCTGCACAAGACATTTATCACTCCAATCGATCGTGACCAGATCTTCTCTTTAATTAATACGATGGATGACGTTGCTGATTTAATTCAGAACGGCACCGAGGCAATGCATTTATATAACGTCAAGCAAATGACGGATGAAATGCTCCATATGGCCGAGCTTTGCAATCAATGTTGTATTGGTATGCGTAATGCTGTTGGCATGCTCAAAGACATCTCTGATCCTGAAGTTGCTAAGGCTGCCCTGAAGACTTGCGATGAAATAGACCATCTGGAGTCTGGCGCAGACCGCTTGCTTTCAACGGCGATTACCAAGCTTTTCCGTGAGGAAATTGAGGTGCGTGAGTTGATTAAGTTGCAGCGGATTTATGAGTTGCTCGAGGAAGTGACTGATAAGTGTGAAGATGCCGCCAATTTGGTTGAAGGCATTGTTCTTGAAAATTCTTAA
- a CDS encoding heavy-metal-associated domain-containing protein, whose translation MFNLKVSGMTCGGCINAVTRAVQAQDPQAKVQADLATQVVSLETQLSPELAAQLITDAGFPVSH comes from the coding sequence ATGTTCAATCTCAAGGTTTCTGGAATGACTTGTGGTGGTTGTATTAATGCCGTGACTAGGGCGGTTCAGGCTCAAGACCCGCAGGCTAAAGTTCAGGCGGATCTTGCTACCCAAGTAGTGAGCCTGGAAACGCAGCTTTCTCCAGAATTAGCTGCGCAGCTTATAACAGATGCTGGCTTTCCCGTATCTCATTAG
- a CDS encoding cation-translocating P-type ATPase, which produces MTPKEPTDSEFFILDIGGMTCASCVSRVEKALDKIPGVEAAMVNLATEQARIRVKRGTSTLADIIALVQKTGYEASESSPRGHLNQKTSKSFWANDGLARVLLGFALATPLVLPMLLMPLGIHWSLSGWWQLVLATPIQLILGWRFYKAGYKSLMAGAGNMDLLVAIGTSAAYGLSLYLLLTSGHAHELYFEGSAIIICMVLLGKWLEARAKQQTSEAIRALQKLWPEYAKVLNVEVQLAGSFTPDQYRDLPLDQVLPGDCILVLPGERIPVDGKIIVGNGHVDESLLTGESEPVKKMPQSKVIGGSLNGEGALVVRAEAVGVESVLSKIILLVEEAQTQKASIQKLVDQVSAIFVPTVILIAVITAIANWLYIDSTSIAILRAVSVLVIACPCALGLATPAAIMAGTGVAARFGILIKDPQVLELAHKLDIVAFDKTGTLTIGKPRLLTLLPFNQVSIQTNEILATAAGLQLGSEHPLAKALLDAAKDQQIAAITTVNSKALPGIGIEAIPTAGPFAGHTLRLQSVVSLEGNPNLPLVLEKAQACFDQGQTVSVLMNLGNELDSLNTPIAIIAFGDELKANAKSAVDALHDLGIRTVMLSGDNLSAAQRVSKSIGIDEVFAQIMPGNKAEIIQTLQSGFGSQKHYVAMVGDGVNDAPALAMADVGMAMSTGTDVAMQAAGITLMRGDPTLVADAIDISKKTWSKIRQNLFWAFAFNTIGIPMAALGYLSPMLAGSAMALSSFCVLSNALLLKRWHPKQS; this is translated from the coding sequence ATGACCCCAAAAGAGCCGACAGATTCCGAGTTTTTTATCTTAGATATTGGGGGCATGACTTGCGCCTCTTGCGTGAGTCGAGTTGAAAAAGCGCTAGACAAAATTCCGGGGGTTGAGGCGGCAATGGTGAATTTAGCTACCGAGCAGGCGCGTATCCGCGTTAAACGAGGCACTAGCACGCTAGCGGACATCATTGCCCTAGTTCAAAAGACGGGGTATGAGGCGAGCGAGAGCTCCCCTCGCGGCCATCTAAATCAAAAAACAAGCAAATCCTTCTGGGCTAACGATGGATTGGCGCGAGTTTTACTTGGCTTCGCCCTCGCCACCCCACTAGTCTTGCCAATGTTATTGATGCCTTTAGGTATTCACTGGTCTTTATCGGGATGGTGGCAGCTCGTCTTGGCGACCCCCATACAACTCATACTGGGATGGCGTTTTTACAAGGCAGGCTACAAGTCACTCATGGCTGGCGCTGGGAATATGGATTTACTCGTAGCCATCGGTACTAGCGCAGCATACGGGCTAAGTCTATATCTTCTCCTTACCTCAGGCCATGCTCACGAGCTGTACTTTGAAGGATCCGCAATCATTATCTGCATGGTCTTATTGGGCAAATGGCTAGAAGCTCGCGCCAAACAACAGACCAGTGAGGCAATTCGCGCCCTCCAAAAACTTTGGCCTGAATATGCCAAGGTGCTCAATGTCGAAGTCCAGCTTGCTGGCAGCTTTACTCCAGATCAATATCGAGACCTACCTTTAGATCAGGTCCTGCCTGGAGACTGCATCTTAGTTTTGCCTGGTGAACGCATTCCAGTTGATGGCAAAATTATTGTCGGCAACGGACACGTCGACGAATCACTGCTCACCGGCGAAAGTGAGCCCGTGAAAAAAATGCCTCAATCTAAAGTGATTGGCGGATCACTCAACGGTGAGGGTGCACTGGTGGTGCGGGCTGAGGCCGTTGGCGTTGAGAGCGTTCTCTCCAAAATCATTCTTTTGGTTGAGGAGGCTCAAACTCAAAAAGCCTCCATTCAAAAACTGGTAGATCAAGTAAGCGCAATTTTTGTTCCTACAGTCATTCTCATCGCCGTGATTACTGCTATAGCGAATTGGCTCTATATCGATTCCACATCTATCGCCATCTTACGCGCCGTATCTGTACTCGTCATTGCCTGCCCTTGTGCACTGGGTTTAGCAACACCAGCAGCCATCATGGCGGGAACCGGGGTTGCAGCCCGCTTTGGCATTCTGATTAAAGATCCACAAGTGCTGGAGCTTGCGCACAAACTCGATATCGTGGCATTTGATAAAACGGGAACGCTTACTATCGGTAAACCTCGCTTGCTTACACTCCTCCCTTTCAATCAAGTATCCATACAAACCAATGAAATTCTGGCAACGGCGGCAGGCCTGCAGTTGGGTAGTGAGCACCCTTTAGCCAAAGCATTACTAGATGCCGCCAAAGATCAACAGATTGCAGCGATTACCACTGTCAATAGCAAAGCACTGCCAGGAATTGGTATTGAAGCCATTCCGACTGCAGGCCCTTTTGCTGGGCATACACTCCGCTTGCAGAGCGTGGTGTCACTAGAGGGCAATCCAAACCTTCCCCTCGTTCTAGAAAAAGCACAAGCCTGCTTTGACCAAGGACAAACCGTTTCTGTATTAATGAATCTAGGAAACGAGCTAGATTCATTAAACACTCCAATTGCCATCATCGCATTTGGAGATGAGCTAAAAGCAAACGCGAAATCGGCAGTTGATGCCCTCCATGATTTAGGCATTCGCACCGTCATGCTTTCAGGGGACAATTTATCTGCCGCTCAACGGGTAAGCAAATCTATTGGCATAGATGAAGTCTTTGCCCAAATCATGCCAGGCAACAAAGCAGAGATTATTCAAACATTGCAGAGCGGCTTTGGCAGTCAAAAGCATTACGTGGCCATGGTTGGCGATGGAGTGAATGACGCGCCAGCCTTGGCGATGGCGGATGTGGGGATGGCAATGTCTACGGGAACAGATGTCGCCATGCAGGCTGCGGGCATCACTTTAATGCGAGGCGACCCGACCTTGGTCGCAGATGCGATTGATATCTCCAAGAAAACCTGGAGCAAGATTCGTCAAAACTTATTTTGGGCTTTCGCCTTCAATACCATCGGAATCCCTATGGCGGCACTGGGCTACCTATCACCAATGCTGGCCGGCAGTGCCATGGCGCTTTCTAGCTTCTGCGTATTGAGTAATGCCCTGCTTCTCAAGCGCTGGCACCCAAAGCAATCCTAA
- a CDS encoding DUF3047 domain-containing protein, producing the protein MLKRILLIACISSSILLVACAGFTGQSLENEAGQPFNVDQLPAQEELPKFSTERPRDGMPEGWHFYRIAPYKKNTIYRLENYQGRTVLAANSKASASGLAVKLRPRSAQNLSMQWEWKAAGAMPQADNADGQNDDSPLRILVAFDGNKTKLPLKEKLTFEMASLISGQEMPYATLMYIWSGKNPINTVLSNAHTSRIKMIVVDSGWENLSEWRKHERDLAADYKLAYGENPGNVIGIALLTDTDNTKSETRALYGDIELIRKNQK; encoded by the coding sequence ATGCTTAAAAGAATCTTGCTGATCGCATGCATCAGTTCCTCTATCTTGCTGGTAGCCTGCGCTGGGTTTACTGGCCAGTCCCTGGAGAATGAAGCGGGCCAGCCCTTTAATGTGGACCAATTACCCGCTCAGGAGGAGTTGCCAAAATTTTCCACTGAGAGGCCACGCGATGGCATGCCGGAAGGCTGGCACTTTTACCGCATAGCGCCTTATAAGAAAAACACAATTTATCGCCTTGAAAACTATCAAGGCCGAACAGTATTGGCTGCTAATTCCAAAGCATCTGCCTCTGGACTTGCGGTAAAGCTGCGTCCTCGCTCCGCTCAAAACCTATCGATGCAATGGGAGTGGAAGGCAGCAGGGGCAATGCCACAAGCTGATAATGCGGACGGTCAAAATGATGATTCACCTCTGCGGATTTTAGTGGCCTTTGATGGGAATAAAACAAAGCTGCCACTAAAGGAGAAACTCACTTTTGAAATGGCTAGTCTTATTAGCGGTCAAGAAATGCCGTATGCAACTCTGATGTATATCTGGTCGGGAAAGAATCCCATCAACACTGTGTTAAGTAATGCGCATACTTCTCGCATCAAGATGATCGTCGTGGATTCTGGGTGGGAAAATCTCAGCGAATGGCGCAAGCACGAACGCGATCTTGCAGCGGATTACAAGTTAGCCTACGGAGAGAACCCAGGAAATGTGATTGGCATCGCACTACTGACAGATACTGATAACACCAAGTCTGAAACACGGGCCTTGTATGGAGATATTGAATTGATTCGTAAGAATCAAAAATAA
- a CDS encoding glycosyltransferase family 39 protein — MRHQSPSNWAAIGICIAAVIHFALGFSIEFSVDEAHYALYAKHLAWSYFDHPPLVGWIQWPLVALTSSEGIIRLIPELLWALSAYLVYEVTLEIHHVMQGRNAGYLTTALPSANLCGLMAVLAIIAAPLPHVLAIGLLPDTLLAPLSLGLMLMALRWVRQDTLTISDWMSIGVLLGLAGLSKYTAAFTAIALLLVFLSLPKKPWITKTGFWVAAVIALIAISPVLYWNWINDWISFRYQIAHGSGGAWAWRRVAAFIGIQIACFGPLLLIGAFTFLKDCLYSRKLVLFALLSFFFIPFCIFASLSGGGSLPHWTTPAWFCLAPFAGIGLAKAWNMNKRLAIQMLFVGQVFICILGFAFVLAGGINSAAMKSNPIADLYGWKAAGQKASQLAKATQANSIAVQNWTLGSRAAWYASPLTVFVLDQRHDQFDLWFGQIPSGSSALLINWSGMTFAPPVGAKPAFERCEPLDTLEIIRFGHVLSKFDFSLCRNWQESETPH; from the coding sequence ATGCGCCATCAATCCCCCTCAAACTGGGCCGCCATCGGCATCTGCATTGCCGCAGTGATTCATTTTGCTTTGGGCTTTTCAATTGAATTCTCGGTAGATGAAGCGCACTATGCCTTATATGCCAAGCATTTGGCGTGGAGCTATTTTGATCACCCACCACTAGTAGGCTGGATCCAATGGCCACTAGTAGCACTCACTTCATCGGAAGGCATCATCCGCCTCATTCCAGAATTGCTCTGGGCGCTTTCTGCTTATCTAGTGTACGAAGTGACTTTAGAGATTCACCATGTCATGCAGGGACGTAATGCGGGCTACCTCACCACCGCCCTCCCTTCAGCCAATTTATGCGGACTCATGGCTGTATTGGCAATTATTGCGGCGCCACTTCCACACGTTCTCGCCATCGGCCTCCTACCGGACACCTTACTTGCCCCGCTGAGTCTTGGTCTGATGTTGATGGCATTGCGCTGGGTTCGACAAGACACCCTCACCATTTCGGATTGGATGAGTATTGGAGTGCTGCTAGGCTTAGCTGGGCTCAGCAAATATACTGCGGCTTTCACCGCCATTGCCCTTCTACTTGTCTTTCTGTCTCTCCCCAAAAAACCGTGGATCACTAAGACAGGATTTTGGGTGGCTGCTGTCATTGCGCTGATTGCAATTAGCCCAGTGCTTTATTGGAACTGGATAAATGACTGGATTTCCTTCAGATATCAAATTGCCCACGGTAGCGGTGGCGCTTGGGCATGGCGCAGAGTTGCGGCATTTATTGGAATCCAGATTGCTTGCTTTGGTCCGCTCTTGCTTATCGGCGCCTTCACCTTCCTCAAGGATTGTCTATATTCCCGCAAGCTCGTTTTATTCGCCCTTCTTAGCTTCTTCTTCATCCCCTTCTGCATCTTTGCCAGCTTATCGGGAGGCGGCAGCCTTCCTCACTGGACCACTCCCGCCTGGTTTTGTCTTGCGCCTTTTGCGGGCATTGGCTTAGCGAAGGCGTGGAATATGAACAAACGTCTTGCCATACAAATGTTGTTTGTTGGCCAAGTATTCATTTGCATTCTAGGCTTTGCCTTTGTACTTGCTGGCGGCATTAACTCCGCAGCAATGAAGTCCAACCCTATTGCCGATCTCTACGGATGGAAGGCAGCAGGACAAAAAGCATCTCAATTAGCCAAGGCCACCCAAGCCAATAGTATTGCAGTGCAAAACTGGACGCTTGGCAGCAGGGCTGCTTGGTACGCCAGCCCCCTGACAGTTTTCGTACTAGATCAACGCCATGATCAGTTTGACCTCTGGTTTGGGCAGATTCCATCAGGATCCAGCGCCCTTCTCATTAATTGGTCTGGCATGACATTTGCACCCCCCGTGGGAGCCAAACCAGCCTTTGAGCGCTGTGAACCCCTAGATACCCTAGAAATCATTCGATTTGGCCATGTTTTGTCCAAGTTTGACTTCAGCCTTTGTCGTAACTGGCAGGAATCAGAAACGCCGCACTAA
- a CDS encoding lysylphosphatidylglycerol synthase transmembrane domain-containing protein translates to MSSQPQSTPKATSGWKALLKRAWPTIRILLSAALLWKATSGIDWRTLFNSEIQMEPMWFLAALICMMLAFICGGYRWGMFMQAVGFPRRIQSYIGLYIAGGLINQGLPSTLGGDSYRAITATHLTSSGKLAEAKELDKELHHSVDLEHANPKLRLSFAMVLVDRLLGLAGNNLLGGIGLILGGATLAVWGKDLGYAVTSIMIFAGLIIAAALAWEPTCKLLQRLLDKLQMNNALPGIKFAFSWPMNIAQAALAIGIHFLTILTLLFCLKAYGVDAPIEALMIGLPALSLLLMLPISISGWGLREATLSSVLALWGINPSMTVLASISYGAITVISVLPGAYFLFKRK, encoded by the coding sequence ATGAGTTCACAACCCCAATCCACCCCTAAAGCCACATCTGGGTGGAAAGCACTCCTCAAGCGGGCTTGGCCCACAATTCGCATTTTGCTATCCGCTGCGCTCCTTTGGAAAGCCACAAGCGGAATTGATTGGCGCACCCTGTTTAACTCAGAAATTCAGATGGAGCCCATGTGGTTTTTAGCTGCCTTAATCTGCATGATGTTGGCGTTTATTTGTGGAGGCTATCGCTGGGGCATGTTTATGCAGGCCGTAGGTTTTCCGCGCCGCATTCAGTCGTATATTGGACTGTATATAGCAGGCGGCCTCATTAACCAGGGTCTACCGAGCACCTTGGGCGGCGATAGCTATCGCGCCATTACCGCAACCCACTTAACCAGCAGCGGCAAACTTGCAGAAGCAAAAGAGTTAGACAAAGAGTTGCATCACTCAGTAGACCTAGAGCATGCCAATCCAAAATTGCGACTTAGCTTTGCAATGGTTTTAGTCGATCGTCTGCTCGGCTTGGCGGGTAATAATTTATTGGGCGGAATTGGCCTCATTTTGGGCGGCGCTACTTTAGCTGTTTGGGGGAAAGATCTGGGTTATGCCGTAACCAGCATCATGATTTTTGCCGGCCTGATCATCGCTGCTGCCTTAGCCTGGGAGCCAACTTGCAAACTATTGCAAAGGCTCCTCGACAAGCTGCAAATGAATAACGCGCTACCGGGAATCAAGTTCGCTTTTTCTTGGCCAATGAATATTGCCCAAGCTGCACTAGCAATTGGAATTCATTTCCTAACCATCCTGACGCTCTTGTTTTGTCTTAAAGCTTACGGAGTAGATGCGCCAATTGAAGCCCTCATGATTGGCTTACCAGCACTCAGCTTACTGCTCATGCTCCCTATTAGCATCTCTGGATGGGGTCTGCGAGAGGCGACACTTTCTTCCGTCCTAGCTTTGTGGGGCATCAATCCCTCAATGACAGTACTTGCATCCATTAGTTATGGCGCCATTACCGTGATATCGGTTTTACCAGGCGCTTATTTTTTATTCAAACGGAAATAA
- a CDS encoding glycosyltransferase family 9 protein: MSISVNTMRAIDHWVGVPLCAVASPIVALIDGIKNIFNQQSEAPRKLLFIELSEMGSAILVDPAMRNAQARGAELFFLIFKSNRASLTLLNTVKPENIFTIDSSSLGGLIRDTIKFLIIARKHRIDTVIDLELFSRFTALLTGLCGARRRVGYHIFHGEGLWRGFMLTRKVHYNPHIHITKNFLSLIHAAFAKEVEAPFSKIHIADSEVRLEQAVIDPNALVKVRERIEKLSTEAGIPFSQGKQRLILVNPNASDLLPQRRWAQQRFSELIHGLHQRYPQDLILITGSPAEFEYVEKVRAVANVKNALNFAGQVSFAELPPLYTLSDVMVTNDSGPGHFSAVTALRTVVLFGPETPALYGSVGKSISITANLACSPCVSAANHRKTPCHDNVCMQAITVTQVLEKMVHQLNEADQEKAR, translated from the coding sequence ATGAGTATTAGCGTTAACACCATGCGCGCCATCGATCATTGGGTCGGCGTGCCACTCTGTGCGGTAGCAAGTCCTATTGTCGCCCTCATCGATGGCATCAAAAATATCTTTAACCAACAATCTGAGGCACCACGCAAACTGCTCTTCATCGAGCTATCTGAAATGGGTAGCGCTATTTTGGTTGACCCTGCCATGCGCAACGCACAAGCACGGGGTGCAGAGTTATTCTTCTTGATTTTTAAAAGTAATCGCGCCAGCCTCACTTTGCTCAATACCGTTAAGCCAGAAAATATTTTCACGATTGACTCTTCCAGTCTGGGTGGGTTAATTAGAGATACGATCAAATTCTTGATTATTGCTCGCAAGCATCGCATTGATACCGTGATTGACCTGGAGCTCTTCTCTCGGTTTACGGCACTACTTACCGGCCTATGCGGTGCACGTCGTCGTGTTGGTTATCACATCTTCCACGGTGAAGGGCTATGGCGCGGCTTTATGTTGACACGTAAAGTGCACTACAACCCACATATTCACATTACTAAAAACTTTTTATCCCTCATCCATGCGGCCTTCGCAAAAGAGGTTGAAGCACCCTTCAGCAAAATCCATATTGCGGATTCTGAAGTGCGTCTCGAGCAGGCGGTAATTGACCCGAATGCACTCGTTAAAGTTCGGGAGCGCATTGAAAAACTCAGTACAGAAGCTGGTATTCCATTCTCCCAAGGCAAGCAACGTCTCATCTTGGTCAATCCGAATGCGAGCGACCTACTACCCCAAAGACGTTGGGCGCAACAACGTTTCTCAGAATTGATTCATGGCCTGCATCAACGCTACCCTCAGGACTTGATTTTGATCACCGGCTCTCCTGCTGAATTTGAATACGTAGAAAAAGTACGTGCTGTAGCGAACGTGAAAAATGCGCTGAACTTTGCAGGTCAAGTCAGCTTTGCGGAACTACCTCCGCTATACACCCTGTCTGATGTAATGGTTACCAACGACTCCGGTCCCGGCCACTTCTCCGCGGTTACCGCACTCAGAACGGTTGTTTTATTTGGCCCAGAGACTCCGGCGCTTTATGGTTCAGTAGGAAAATCCATCTCCATCACCGCCAACCTTGCTTGTTCACCTTGTGTGAGCGCTGCGAATCATCGTAAGACCCCTTGTCATGACAATGTCTGTATGCAAGCCATTACCGTTACTCAGGTTTTAGAAAAGATGGTTCATCAATTGAATGAAGCAGACCAAGAGAAGGCTCGCTGA
- a CDS encoding phosphatase PAP2 family protein, with translation MSEEQKLAVGNIAVWAWFTPLLPLGLAIGIYFGNLQTPTFLLINQSTQVVPDTAWAWLTFLGNGWGAFALCFPLLLLAPRLLCAGLLASAIGGIISLIVKSFLAFPRPASVLALDDFYRVGEPLLYRAMPSGHTLTAFAVAAGIFFACDKNKRANLWWLFLLAGLAGVSRNAIGAHWFTDVLAGCAIGLWSGMAGALLSQRIPEAQLAPNKTVPRLLALGGAATIYALLTQTMDLSQNQSLQYASAVLVSITLAFFIKAQNRKVA, from the coding sequence ATGTCCGAGGAGCAAAAGCTAGCCGTCGGCAACATCGCTGTCTGGGCGTGGTTTACACCATTGCTTCCACTTGGTCTAGCAATCGGGATTTACTTTGGTAATCTACAAACGCCGACATTTTTATTGATTAATCAGTCGACGCAAGTCGTACCTGATACAGCATGGGCGTGGCTTACCTTTTTAGGAAATGGCTGGGGAGCATTTGCGCTTTGCTTCCCATTACTATTGCTAGCACCACGATTACTCTGCGCCGGTCTTCTGGCATCTGCCATTGGTGGAATCATTAGCCTAATAGTCAAATCTTTTTTAGCCTTCCCAAGACCAGCGAGCGTTCTGGCTTTAGATGACTTTTACCGAGTTGGCGAACCACTACTCTACCGAGCAATGCCCTCGGGTCATACATTGACAGCATTTGCTGTTGCGGCCGGGATTTTCTTCGCCTGTGATAAAAATAAGCGGGCTAACTTGTGGTGGCTCTTTCTCCTCGCGGGGCTCGCAGGAGTATCTCGCAATGCAATCGGCGCCCATTGGTTCACCGATGTATTGGCTGGCTGCGCAATTGGTCTATGGTCGGGCATGGCTGGCGCTCTGTTATCTCAACGTATTCCTGAGGCCCAATTGGCACCCAATAAGACCGTACCCAGATTGCTTGCGCTTGGGGGAGCGGCCACTATTTATGCTCTGCTCACGCAAACTATGGATTTAAGCCAAAATCAATCCTTGCAATACGCCAGCGCAGTGCTCGTTAGTATTACCCTGGCTTTTTTTATCAAAGCCCAGAATAGGAAAGTCGCTTAA
- a CDS encoding 23S rRNA (adenine(2030)-N(6))-methyltransferase RlmJ — translation MFSYRHAFHAGSHADILKHLTLIHLVEYLQEKPGALTIVDTHAGAGIYSLIDGFATVSKEADEGIYRLAKFTADQLATGKPMSAGISNYLECIRNENGDGDISVYPGSPFILARLLRAQDRLKLFELHPKEIDILRHNISELKQAKQIDVYAEDSFARLKGLLPPPSRRGLVLIDPSYEDKQDYRYLETAMEEALQRFATGCYAIWYPVLSRRESAALPDHLKKIAANHKRSWLHAELRVENAPKERRLQASGMFIINPPWTLEKHLAESLPILVKALGQDNRAEFLLKSFEA, via the coding sequence ATGTTTAGTTACAGGCACGCCTTTCATGCGGGCAGTCATGCAGATATTCTGAAGCACCTTACCCTTATTCACTTGGTGGAATACCTTCAGGAAAAACCAGGGGCCCTCACCATTGTTGATACACATGCAGGCGCTGGTATTTACAGCTTGATTGATGGCTTCGCAACTGTCAGCAAAGAAGCTGATGAGGGCATCTATCGACTTGCCAAATTTACAGCCGATCAATTGGCGACAGGCAAACCAATGAGTGCGGGCATTAGTAATTATTTGGAATGCATTCGAAATGAAAATGGTGACGGCGACATCAGCGTCTACCCTGGCTCACCATTTATATTGGCACGCTTACTTCGAGCACAAGATCGCCTAAAGCTCTTTGAGCTTCACCCCAAAGAAATTGATATTTTGCGTCACAATATCAGCGAACTAAAACAAGCCAAGCAAATTGATGTTTATGCAGAAGATAGTTTTGCAAGATTAAAAGGCCTGCTGCCTCCGCCGAGCAGACGTGGACTGGTCTTAATTGACCCGTCGTACGAGGATAAGCAAGACTATCGCTATCTCGAAACCGCCATGGAAGAAGCCTTGCAGCGCTTTGCCACTGGTTGCTATGCTATCTGGTACCCCGTTCTCTCTCGCCGTGAATCTGCCGCGCTTCCAGATCACCTTAAAAAGATCGCCGCGAATCACAAACGTTCGTGGTTGCATGCAGAGCTACGCGTAGAAAATGCCCCAAAAGAGCGGCGCCTTCAGGCTAGCGGTATGTTCATCATTAACCCACCGTGGACATTAGAAAAGCATCTTGCTGAGAGCTTGCCCATCCTAGTCAAAGCCTTGGGCCAAGATAATCGCGCCGAATTTTTGCTCAAGAGTTTTGAGGCTTAA